The Camelus bactrianus isolate YW-2024 breed Bactrian camel chromosome 12, ASM4877302v1, whole genome shotgun sequence genome includes a window with the following:
- the LOC141579478 gene encoding olfactory receptor 2AP1-like — MDKGIYHFKRNRHPPLNTPEFRCPSHHSFLFFSASQAAILTMKNHTYMTEFILLGLTDIPEIQSIIFILLFFTYLLSILGNLTIITLTLLDSHLQTPMYFFLRNFSFLEIFFTTTFTPRLLFSISTGNKSISFAGCFTQYFFAIFLGATEFYLLAAMSYDRYVAICKPLHYTTITSNRVCIQLVLCSCLAGFLSILSPIILTSQLDFCASNVLNHYFCDYGPLIEISCSDTRLLELVDFILAVVTLVVTLVMVILSYANIIRTVLKIPSAQQRKKAFSTCSSHMIVISLSYGSCIFMYIKPSAKGVTLNKEVAVLNTLIAPLLNPFIYTLRNKQVKQAFNNMARKIGHLYSF; from the coding sequence ATGGACAAAGGGATTTACCATTTCAAGAGAAATCGACATCCTCCCCTCAATACTCCCGAGTTTCGGTGTCCTTCTCAccactcctttctcttcttctcagCTTCACAAGCAGcaatattaacaatgaaaaaccACACCTATATGACAGAATTCATCCTGCTGGGACTGACAGACATCCCAGAGATTCAGAGTATCATCTTCATACTTCTCTTCTTCACCTACCTACTCAGCATCTTAGGTAACCTGACAATCATCACCCTTACACTACTGGACTCCCATCTCCAGACTcccatgtatttcttcctccGGAACTTCTCCTTCCTAGAAATTTTCTTTACAACCACTTTTACTCCTAGGCTACTGTTCAGCATCTCAACCGGGAACAAGAGCATCAGCTTTGCTGGCTGCTTCACTCAGTATTTCTTTGCCATATTCCTTGGGGCCACAGAGTTTTACCTTCTGGCTGCCATGtcctatgaccgctatgtggccatctgcaaacccctGCATTACACGACCATCACGAGCAACAGAGTCTGCATCCAGTTGGTTCTCTGCTCATGTTTGGCTGGATTCCTGAGCATCCTCTCCCCTATTATCCTAACCAGTCAACTGGATTTCTGTGCCTCCAATGTCTTGAATCATTATTTTTGTGACTATGGACCCCTCATAGAAATATCCTGCTCAGACACACGACTCCTGGAGCTGGTTGACTTTATCTTAGCAGTTGTGACCTTGGTGGTCACCCTGGTGATGGTGATTCTCTCCTACGCAAACATCATCCGGACCGTTCTGAAGATCCCCTCTGCTCAGCAAAGGAAGAAGGCCTTTTCCACGTGTTCCTCCCACATGATTGTCATCTCCCTCTCTTACGGCAGCTGCATCTTCATGTACATAAAACCCTCAGCAAAAGGAGTTACCCTCAATAAGGAAGTGGCTGTGCTCAATACATTAATTGCCCCTTTACTCAACCCCTTCATTTACACCCTAAGGAATAAGCAAGTAAAACAAGCCTTCAATAATATGGCCAGAAAAATAGGGcatctttattcattttaa